Proteins encoded within one genomic window of Methanothermobacter tenebrarum:
- the rfbX gene encoding oligosaccharide flippase family protein, producing the protein MKLLKLLQSEEYKVIAENFFSLSLLQILVYVMPLITLPYLTRTLGVAKFGLVNFAIAFTTYFQILTDYGFALSAVKEISINREDITKVSTIFSSVMIIKGILTIISFVILITIVFSIQKFSTNSLLYLFAFGIIIGTTLSPTWFYQGMERMRYITILNVIANLIFLVTIFIFIKKPSDYIYMPLLYSIGPIITGIFSLWIIRTRFNVKFHIPPFEDIKETFKESTQFFLSRASVSIYTNSNSFFLGLFAGNTAVGYYSAAEKIYTAAQGLYGPLIQVIYPYMAKTKNKIFYRKILKYTLIFNTLFCGIILIMAPFIV; encoded by the coding sequence ATGAAACTGCTTAAGCTACTACAATCTGAAGAATACAAGGTTATAGCCGAGAACTTCTTCTCACTGTCTCTACTTCAAATATTAGTGTATGTAATGCCCCTTATAACATTACCATACCTTACAAGGACACTTGGCGTTGCCAAATTTGGCCTTGTAAACTTTGCAATAGCATTTACCACCTACTTCCAAATTTTAACAGATTATGGTTTCGCACTTTCAGCTGTCAAGGAAATATCAATAAATAGAGAAGATATAACTAAAGTTTCAACTATATTCAGTTCTGTGATGATAATAAAAGGTATACTGACCATCATAAGTTTCGTTATACTCATCACAATTGTATTCTCAATCCAAAAATTCTCAACTAATTCGTTATTATACCTCTTTGCATTTGGGATTATTATAGGCACCACACTTTCGCCAACATGGTTTTATCAGGGCATGGAACGCATGAGATATATAACAATCCTAAATGTTATCGCAAACCTAATATTCCTCGTGACAATCTTTATCTTCATAAAAAAACCATCAGATTACATTTATATGCCACTCTTATACTCCATAGGCCCGATAATAACTGGTATATTCTCATTATGGATCATAAGAACAAGATTCAATGTAAAATTCCACATACCACCCTTTGAAGATATTAAAGAAACATTCAAGGAGAGCACACAGTTCTTCTTATCAAGGGCTTCTGTATCCATATATACAAATAGTAATTCATTTTTCCTAGGACTATTCGCTGGTAACACTGCGGTAGGCTACTATTCAGCAGCCGAAAAAATTTATACAGCCGCCCAGGGACTGTATGGTCCACTTATCCAGGTCATATACCCTTATATGGCAAAGACAAAAAATAAGATATTCTACAGGAAAATTTTAAAATATACATTGATATTTAACACTTTATTTTGTGGTATAATCCTCATAATGGCGCCGTTCATCGTCAA
- a CDS encoding NAD(P)H-dependent glycerol-3-phosphate dehydrogenase, with product MMKVSIIGAGSFGTAIAQILSKNIDNVYLLARDEKVIESINREHENSRYHPGIKLDEKIKAANIKSSHIIDSDYIFLAVPSGSLRSIMRSLDSRLEDKKIISCIKGIEYPSLKPMTTVIQEETDSETVFCISGPNFADELIRGVTSGVTIGASKEYQDDIASLIKSQNIVVDYSENIKGVEFCGILKNVYAVAMGILDGQITGENHKYTLLTLCFKEMRKILDEMGYGELFDKFCGFGDFLLTALTDKSRNRTLGLMLGKKMQLSKKSTITVESLRSIKAIKALTSKMNLPVLELVYETLNDPQNVNLHIEHFQGILHETA from the coding sequence ATGATGAAAGTCTCGATAATAGGCGCTGGGAGTTTCGGAACAGCAATAGCCCAAATATTATCAAAGAATATTGATAATGTTTATCTTCTCGCGAGAGATGAAAAGGTAATTGAATCTATAAACAGAGAACATGAGAATAGTCGGTATCATCCGGGGATAAAATTGGATGAGAAGATCAAAGCAGCAAATATCAAATCCTCCCATATAATAGATTCAGATTATATTTTCTTGGCTGTCCCATCTGGGAGCCTTAGGAGTATCATGAGATCCCTTGATAGTCGCCTTGAAGATAAAAAGATCATATCATGTATAAAAGGTATTGAGTATCCTTCACTCAAACCTATGACAACTGTCATCCAAGAGGAGACAGACTCTGAGACTGTATTTTGCATTTCCGGTCCAAATTTTGCAGACGAACTTATAAGGGGCGTTACTTCGGGTGTTACAATAGGAGCCTCAAAAGAATATCAAGATGATATAGCCAGTCTCATTAAATCCCAGAATATAGTGGTTGATTATTCAGAGAATATTAAAGGAGTTGAATTCTGCGGTATACTTAAGAATGTCTACGCAGTAGCCATGGGAATACTAGACGGGCAAATAACCGGTGAAAACCATAAATATACACTATTAACATTATGCTTCAAAGAGATGAGAAAAATATTAGATGAAATGGGATATGGGGAATTATTTGATAAGTTTTGCGGATTTGGAGATTTTCTTTTGACCGCGCTAACTGATAAGAGCCGTAATAGGACACTTGGTTTAATGCTTGGCAAGAAAATGCAACTCAGCAAAAAATCCACCATAACAGTAGAAAGTCTGCGCTCCATAAAAGCCATAAAGGCACTGACAAGTAAAATGAACTTACCCGTATTAGAACTTGTCTATGAAACCCTCAACGATCCTCAGAACGTCAACCTCCATATAGAACATTTCCAGGGAATCCTACATGAAACTGCTTAA
- a CDS encoding NTP transferase domain-containing protein — protein MVSIKVVILAAGVGSRLGHGLPKALVKLCDEKTILDHQLENLKSAGLEDIRVVIGYKGGLIKERHPDLEYVINRRYYATNTSKSLLIGIRDLDEDVIWLNGDVVFDPRILHLIMEERRENLICVDNKKVGDEEVKYNLTSDGYIKKLSKTIPDGLGEAVGINYVKRETLPVLEESLMECHDQDYFEKAIEKAIEKGEKFKALNIRDNFCIEVDFPGDLEKAKKYCKENL, from the coding sequence GTGGTTTCTATTAAAGTTGTTATCCTGGCCGCGGGTGTGGGCAGTAGACTAGGACATGGTTTACCCAAGGCACTTGTAAAATTATGTGATGAGAAGACAATACTTGATCATCAATTAGAAAACCTTAAGAGTGCAGGGCTGGAGGATATAAGGGTCGTGATAGGATACAAGGGTGGTTTGATAAAAGAGAGACACCCAGACCTTGAATATGTTATAAATAGGCGATACTATGCTACTAACACTTCAAAGAGCTTGCTAATTGGGATAAGGGACTTGGATGAGGATGTTATATGGTTAAATGGTGATGTGGTCTTCGATCCAAGGATACTCCACCTTATCATGGAGGAGAGAAGAGAAAACCTTATCTGTGTGGATAACAAGAAAGTTGGCGATGAAGAAGTTAAATACAACCTCACAAGTGATGGTTACATTAAAAAACTTTCAAAGACCATCCCGGATGGTCTAGGTGAAGCCGTTGGCATAAACTATGTTAAAAGGGAGACGCTACCAGTTTTGGAGGAATCACTCATGGAATGTCACGACCAAGACTATTTCGAGAAGGCGATAGAAAAAGCAATAGAAAAAGGTGAAAAGTTTAAGGCCCTTAACATCAGGGATAATTTCTGTATAGAAGTTGATTTCCCAGGGGATCTGGAAAAGGCTAAAAAGTATTGCAAGGAGAATTTATGA
- a CDS encoding glycosyltransferase: MRILHVCPYFKPSWEGGGPPRFVYELALQQVAMGHDVTVYTTDGFKRRVRAPKNTMVDVDGIKTYYFRNLSMYLTANFNIPLPYYLPVVALKQIGSFDIIHIHEHRTFLAAVTSLLATRHNIPYVVQPHGSAPRMVKGWQKRLFDTLIGNRIIYNAKRIIASSRIESQYYKRVYPDLDDEMIVRVPNPVNIPEIPPRGSFRRKWGLEENRIILYLGRIHERKGLNLLIRAFNQIRDDKLKLVIAGPDDHYLKRLKKLISDLGLEESIILTGPLYGFDKFEALVDADVFILPSNEYESFGMAAAEAIACGTPVVVTSNCGISEWIDSKSGLIVQADEKKLKNAIMKILDNGSFHPRTPRVFEIERIARKFDEIYNEATS; this comes from the coding sequence ATGCGCATACTTCACGTTTGTCCATACTTTAAGCCTTCATGGGAGGGCGGGGGCCCCCCACGTTTCGTATATGAGCTTGCACTTCAACAGGTTGCAATGGGCCATGATGTGACCGTGTATACAACCGATGGATTTAAAAGGAGGGTTAGGGCCCCAAAGAATACTATGGTGGATGTTGATGGTATAAAAACATATTATTTTAGGAACCTTTCAATGTATTTAACGGCAAATTTTAACATTCCTTTACCCTATTATCTTCCAGTGGTTGCCTTGAAACAGATAGGATCCTTTGATATTATCCATATACATGAGCATAGAACATTCTTGGCGGCGGTAACATCATTACTCGCGACAAGACATAATATACCATATGTTGTGCAACCGCATGGATCCGCGCCAAGGATGGTAAAAGGCTGGCAGAAAAGACTATTCGACACTCTAATAGGTAATAGGATCATATATAATGCGAAGCGTATAATAGCATCCTCGAGGATAGAATCACAATATTATAAAAGAGTATACCCTGACCTAGATGATGAGATGATAGTTAGGGTGCCCAATCCTGTGAACATCCCCGAAATCCCACCTAGAGGATCCTTCAGGAGAAAATGGGGACTTGAAGAAAACCGGATAATACTATACCTTGGTAGGATCCATGAAAGAAAAGGCTTAAACCTATTAATTAGGGCATTCAATCAGATAAGAGACGATAAATTGAAACTTGTTATCGCAGGCCCTGATGATCACTACCTTAAAAGATTGAAGAAATTAATATCAGATCTTGGACTAGAAGAGAGTATAATCTTAACCGGACCATTGTATGGTTTTGATAAATTTGAGGCTCTTGTCGACGCCGATGTTTTCATCCTACCATCAAACGAATATGAATCCTTTGGCATGGCCGCTGCCGAGGCTATTGCCTGTGGCACTCCAGTCGTCGTAACATCAAATTGTGGAATATCCGAATGGATTGACTCAAAAAGCGGTCTCATAGTCCAAGCAGATGAAAAAAAACTAAAAAATGCTATTATGAAAATACTGGATAATGGATCGTTCCATCCAAGAACTCCTAGAGTCTTCGAAATTGAAAGGATCGCGAGGAAGTTCGATGAAATCTACAATGAAGCCACGAGTTAG
- a CDS encoding glycosyltransferase family 39 protein: MKSTMKPRVRGDRPSLSFDKKIFILLALIVSIIAWKLVTIQSNLGVYYWDIFLYLNNALRMAHLGSSDTLYLPPLLPAILSVFFRLGFVGEYTIFIVGGVFYILAAAGMYLLLRLRFDEIESLAGALTFASSTLVLAWAVTGSTDIPAISLSIWAIYFTLLAKRKDKRFYYLAFPVAMAAFLTRYTSALIIIPILLVIIMDSKPRFREITKGIILGILLYSPFGLFFYRNLKNPLPFLGQFTETAKGSVTAINPGYNPDSLYYLRHLPEYLSALPSDNYMLIINPSSASPSPLAYLIVAIILVGVILHIIHNRTILDGVETRRLGVFLLLSIALIVIFGRISYALAEVLIFLWALSIYWLLKGRGLDNLDINLVMVTWFLSFLYMHSFHLVKVDRYIIPILPALAYAMPLSIDEISQTLNLGHGRRLFSILVMVLMLSSATYYMWGMPHDYPIVDAEREAAQWLKTYDPNYHNKVIASDRGPAFTWYLKDYVFTRRINENNSELFYRLFYKLKPDYYIYWSTSKPRIYGYKVIYNKNGVIIAEKIPP; the protein is encoded by the coding sequence ATGAAATCTACAATGAAGCCACGAGTTAGAGGGGATCGCCCCTCATTGTCGTTTGATAAGAAAATATTCATACTACTAGCTTTGATTGTTTCGATAATCGCATGGAAGCTTGTGACAATACAATCCAACCTTGGAGTCTACTACTGGGATATATTCCTCTATCTTAATAATGCTCTTAGGATGGCCCATCTTGGCTCCAGTGATACACTGTATCTCCCACCCCTTTTACCAGCTATATTATCAGTTTTCTTCAGATTGGGATTTGTGGGGGAATACACAATCTTTATTGTTGGTGGAGTATTCTATATACTCGCAGCGGCTGGGATGTACCTTCTTCTAAGGTTGAGATTTGATGAAATTGAAAGCCTTGCTGGGGCTTTAACCTTCGCATCCTCCACCCTAGTATTGGCGTGGGCTGTGACAGGCTCTACTGACATCCCAGCCATATCATTGTCAATATGGGCAATCTACTTCACATTACTCGCAAAAAGAAAGGATAAGAGATTTTATTATCTGGCATTCCCCGTGGCAATGGCAGCCTTCCTCACAAGGTATACTTCAGCCCTTATAATCATCCCCATACTCCTTGTAATTATCATGGATTCTAAGCCTAGGTTCCGCGAAATCACAAAGGGCATAATCCTTGGAATTCTATTATATTCACCCTTCGGATTATTCTTTTACAGAAACCTCAAGAACCCCTTACCATTCTTAGGCCAGTTCACAGAAACTGCAAAAGGGTCAGTGACAGCTATCAACCCAGGATATAATCCTGACAGCCTATATTATCTTAGACATCTCCCAGAATATCTTTCGGCTCTGCCCTCTGACAATTACATGTTGATTATTAACCCTTCAAGTGCGAGTCCAAGCCCATTAGCATATCTAATAGTGGCCATCATATTAGTGGGTGTTATACTCCATATAATCCATAATAGGACGATACTAGACGGTGTGGAGACTAGAAGGTTAGGCGTGTTCTTGTTATTGTCAATCGCTTTAATAGTTATCTTTGGGAGGATATCTTATGCCCTGGCTGAAGTTTTAATCTTCCTTTGGGCCCTTAGCATATATTGGCTCTTAAAGGGTCGTGGGCTGGATAATCTTGATATCAACCTTGTTATGGTAACATGGTTTTTATCGTTCCTTTATATGCATAGTTTCCATCTTGTTAAAGTTGACAGGTATATTATACCAATTTTACCAGCTCTAGCATATGCAATGCCCCTTAGCATAGACGAAATTTCACAGACGCTAAATTTGGGGCATGGCCGGCGCCTATTCTCGATCCTTGTCATGGTGTTGATGTTATCATCCGCAACCTATTATATGTGGGGCATGCCACATGATTATCCCATTGTAGATGCTGAACGTGAAGCAGCCCAATGGCTCAAAACATATGATCCAAACTACCATAATAAGGTGATAGCATCTGATAGGGGCCCGGCATTCACATGGTACCTTAAAGATTATGTTTTCACAAGAAGAATTAATGAAAATAACAGTGAATTGTTTTATAGGCTATTTTATAAACTCAAACCAGACTATTATATATACTGGTCAACCAGCAAACCGAGGATATATGGTTACAAGGTAATCTATAACAAGAATGGTGTGATAATCGCCGAGAAAATCCCCCCATAA
- a CDS encoding NAD(P)-dependent oxidoreductase gives METQRILVTGGAGFIGTNLVNELKKRGHEVIALDLMHTSREDYVRADVREYRQLEKVFEDYEFDYVYHLAAEYGRWNGEAYYENLWRTNVIGTKNIIRLQEKLGFRMIFFSSAEVYGDYTGVMTEDVMEKNPIKDTYQMNDYAMTKWVGELMCMNSAKMFGTETVRVRPVNCYGPHEKYTPYKGFIPIFIYHALHNKPYTVYKGHKRIIDYVEDSVRTFANIVDNFIPGEVYNVGGRPEWEHDIKEYSDMVLKAVGRDDSIVTYKEAEAFTTKVKRVDCSKAERDLKHDPKVPPEEGIKRTVEWMKWYYRIE, from the coding sequence ATGGAAACTCAGAGGATACTCGTCACTGGAGGAGCTGGGTTCATAGGAACCAACCTTGTTAATGAACTTAAAAAGAGAGGCCATGAGGTCATAGCATTGGATCTCATGCATACTAGTCGCGAAGATTATGTGAGGGCTGATGTAAGGGAATACAGGCAACTCGAGAAGGTCTTCGAAGATTATGAGTTTGATTATGTTTATCATCTAGCGGCAGAATATGGTAGATGGAATGGTGAGGCATACTATGAGAACCTTTGGAGGACCAATGTCATCGGCACAAAGAATATTATAAGATTACAAGAGAAACTAGGCTTTAGGATGATATTCTTCTCCTCGGCTGAAGTATATGGAGACTATACTGGGGTCATGACAGAGGATGTCATGGAGAAGAATCCTATAAAAGATACATATCAGATGAATGATTATGCTATGACAAAATGGGTCGGGGAGCTCATGTGCATGAACTCAGCAAAAATGTTCGGCACAGAAACCGTGAGGGTGAGACCTGTCAACTGTTATGGGCCCCATGAGAAATACACGCCATACAAGGGGTTCATACCCATTTTCATATACCATGCATTACATAACAAACCCTACACAGTCTACAAGGGCCATAAGCGTATAATAGATTATGTGGAGGATTCTGTTAGGACCTTCGCTAATATTGTGGATAATTTCATCCCAGGGGAAGTTTATAATGTTGGCGGCCGACCGGAATGGGAACATGATATAAAAGAATATTCTGACATGGTCCTAAAGGCTGTTGGTAGAGATGATTCGATCGTAACATATAAGGAGGCTGAGGCTTTCACAACAAAGGTTAAGAGGGTTGACTGTTCCAAAGCAGAAAGAGACCTTAAACACGACCCTAAGGTGCCCCCGGAGGAGGGTATAAAGCGTACAGTTGAATGGATGAAATGGTACTACAGGATAGAATAA
- a CDS encoding glycosyltransferase family 2 protein, translating to MRIAALIPAYNEELTIGTIVLLCKEYVDEVIVVDDGSTDRTARIAEAAGARVIRHRENKGKGAALKTGFKATDADIIVTLDGDGQHDPQEIPKLVQPIIDGRADIVNGSRYLSGSDKSTPFYRRVGQKILDRATNISTRLDITDTQSGFRAFSRDTIPYFKFKEDGFAIESEMLLDAAESNLRIVEVEIGVTYDVEGSTKHPISHGASVLYRIIKDMELRRPLYYFTFPGLIIVVIGAILTLIFLRDYIIGKSIHMGPTILAIMLTLFGTFFMFTGIILDSMKKMIRNFQKR from the coding sequence ATGAGGATAGCGGCCCTGATACCAGCATATAACGAGGAATTAACCATCGGAACCATAGTACTTTTATGTAAAGAGTATGTGGATGAAGTTATAGTTGTTGATGATGGCAGCACTGACAGGACCGCCAGGATAGCCGAAGCAGCCGGTGCGAGGGTTATAAGGCACCGAGAAAATAAAGGGAAGGGTGCCGCGCTTAAAACAGGTTTTAAGGCGACTGATGCTGATATAATAGTCACATTGGATGGTGACGGGCAGCACGACCCCCAAGAGATACCTAAGCTTGTACAGCCTATAATAGATGGTAGAGCAGATATTGTCAATGGTAGCCGTTACCTATCAGGTTCTGATAAGAGCACGCCATTTTATAGGAGGGTTGGACAAAAGATACTTGACAGGGCAACTAACATTTCAACCAGATTGGATATAACAGACACCCAAAGCGGTTTCAGAGCATTCTCAAGGGATACTATCCCATATTTCAAGTTTAAAGAGGATGGGTTTGCAATAGAAAGTGAAATGCTATTAGATGCTGCTGAATCAAACCTTAGAATAGTCGAAGTTGAAATTGGCGTCACCTATGATGTTGAAGGTTCCACTAAACATCCTATAAGTCATGGCGCATCGGTACTCTACAGAATAATCAAGGACATGGAACTAAGACGCCCATTATATTATTTCACCTTCCCAGGGTTAATAATAGTAGTCATAGGAGCCATTCTCACGTTAATATTCCTACGCGATTACATCATAGGGAAAAGTATCCATATGGGGCCGACCATACTTGCTATAATGCTAACATTATTTGGAACATTCTTCATGTTCACTGGTATAATACTAGATTCTATGAAGAAGATGATAAGAAACTTTCAGAAAAGATGA
- a CDS encoding NAD-dependent epimerase/dehydratase family protein: MKDIKIYDGKCVLVTGGAGCIGSNLSRRLGEAGAHVIILDNLSSSYEWNIPMMENIEFVKGDILDDEILKRVYKERPDYVFHLAAHFANQNSVDHPEEDLLVNGLGTLKVLEYAQLIGVERFIYSSSGCGVYGLDSKIPFKEDDISISLHTPYQVTKLLGELYTNYFHNLYDLPIVNARFFNVYGPGEVPGKYRNVIPNFFYWAMNNQPLPITGDGTETRDWTFVDDIINGLIAMGARKKAIGEAINLGSGEEHQVIEMATIINELTGNKAGIVYKPRREWDAKTRLLSSIEKAKKLLDYKPKTTFREGLEKTYQWFKENWELIQKSAEF; the protein is encoded by the coding sequence ATGAAGGATATCAAAATATATGATGGTAAATGTGTGTTGGTAACAGGAGGTGCTGGTTGCATTGGGAGCAACCTTTCAAGACGGCTTGGCGAAGCTGGAGCGCATGTAATCATATTGGATAACCTATCATCAAGTTATGAGTGGAACATACCAATGATGGAGAACATAGAATTCGTAAAAGGGGACATACTCGATGACGAGATCCTGAAAAGAGTCTACAAGGAAAGACCAGATTATGTTTTCCACCTTGCAGCCCACTTCGCCAACCAAAACAGTGTAGACCACCCAGAGGAGGATTTACTAGTTAATGGACTCGGCACATTAAAAGTCCTAGAATATGCACAGCTTATCGGCGTTGAACGCTTCATCTATTCATCCTCTGGCTGCGGAGTCTATGGTCTAGACTCTAAGATACCATTCAAAGAAGATGACATTTCAATTTCACTACACACACCATACCAGGTGACAAAACTACTAGGGGAATTATACACTAATTACTTCCACAACCTTTATGATCTGCCAATAGTCAATGCAAGATTCTTCAATGTCTACGGACCAGGGGAAGTTCCAGGGAAATACCGCAATGTTATACCAAATTTCTTCTACTGGGCCATGAACAATCAGCCCCTACCAATAACCGGGGATGGTACAGAGACAAGGGACTGGACATTCGTAGATGATATAATAAACGGTCTAATAGCCATGGGAGCCCGAAAAAAGGCTATAGGAGAGGCCATAAACCTAGGATCGGGAGAAGAACACCAGGTAATAGAAATGGCCACCATCATCAATGAACTCACAGGAAACAAGGCAGGTATAGTGTACAAGCCAAGAAGAGAATGGGATGCTAAAACCCGTCTATTATCATCCATAGAAAAGGCGAAAAAACTCCTAGACTACAAACCAAAGACAACATTCAGGGAAGGCTTGGAGAAAACCTACCAATGGTTCAAAGAAAACTGGGAACTTATACAAAAAAGCGCCGAATTCTAG
- a CDS encoding glycosyltransferase, translated as MKILVIQESDWIRRNPHQQHHLFDRLSLRGHRIKVIDYPIDWRKNEPRGLIYPRRLFKGIWKVKSEARIDVIRPTILKLPIFDYLSIPITHTLEIRKQIREFKPDVIVGFGIINTYIGLKEAKKRGIPFVYYPIDVLYTLIPEKTLQVIGKWLMKKILKSADFVITINKRLRQLMIEMGANPYDTVVIEAGIDLEKFNPNLDGSRIRKKYGIKDDEILLFFMGYLYEFSGLKELALEMAKKDHPRIKLMIVGEGEAYNDLQNIKEKNNLENLILAGSQPYEMIPEFLAAADICILPARREEKIMQDIVPIKIYEYLAMAKPVIATGFPGIKMEFGEDNGIYYIEKPEDVLKTASELATGDLQVEGMKGRKFVESNDWETITDKFEKTLKNLVGLRAPGGD; from the coding sequence ATGAAAATACTCGTAATACAAGAATCTGATTGGATTAGAAGAAACCCCCACCAACAACACCACCTGTTTGATCGTCTAAGCCTCAGAGGGCACAGGATAAAAGTCATAGACTATCCCATAGATTGGAGGAAAAACGAACCAAGAGGTCTCATATACCCTAGGAGACTGTTCAAGGGTATTTGGAAGGTTAAATCAGAGGCTCGAATCGACGTGATAAGACCAACAATATTGAAATTACCAATCTTCGATTACCTTTCAATACCTATAACTCATACTTTAGAGATAAGAAAACAAATCCGAGAATTTAAACCAGACGTCATAGTAGGATTCGGGATAATCAACACTTACATAGGATTAAAGGAGGCTAAAAAAAGGGGCATACCATTCGTATATTACCCCATTGACGTACTATACACGCTCATCCCAGAGAAAACTTTACAGGTTATCGGTAAATGGCTGATGAAGAAAATTCTAAAATCTGCAGATTTCGTGATCACGATAAACAAGCGACTGAGACAACTAATGATAGAAATGGGCGCGAACCCCTATGATACAGTCGTCATAGAAGCTGGTATAGACCTTGAAAAATTCAACCCCAACCTCGACGGATCCAGGATAAGAAAAAAGTATGGGATAAAGGACGATGAAATACTATTATTCTTCATGGGCTATCTTTATGAATTCTCGGGTTTAAAAGAATTAGCCCTTGAAATGGCCAAGAAGGACCATCCAAGGATTAAACTCATGATAGTGGGTGAAGGTGAAGCCTATAACGATCTCCAAAATATAAAGGAAAAAAACAACCTCGAAAATCTTATACTCGCAGGGAGCCAACCCTATGAGATGATACCAGAGTTCTTGGCAGCGGCTGATATCTGCATACTACCAGCTCGCAGAGAAGAAAAGATAATGCAGGATATCGTGCCAATAAAAATCTATGAGTACCTTGCAATGGCCAAGCCTGTTATAGCCACAGGATTCCCAGGTATAAAAATGGAATTCGGCGAAGACAATGGGATATACTACATAGAAAAACCAGAGGATGTGCTCAAGACAGCCAGTGAACTTGCAACTGGTGACCTCCAAGTTGAGGGGATGAAGGGTAGGAAGTTTGTTGAATCCAATGATTGGGAGACCATAACAGACAAATTCGAAAAAACACTTAAAAATTTGGTTGGTTTAAGAGCCCCGGGCGGGGATTGA
- a CDS encoding MBL fold metallo-hydrolase, with protein sequence MADDFATITQKRMTGGLRIDNLEGKNIHIDPGPGALIRSYQFGLNPRRLDLILVSHSHTDHYTDAEVLIEAMTRGMTRNKGTVIGSLSVIKGYKDWGPCISKYHLTKTENIILEEGDSIKIDNIKITATKTIHGDPTCIGFKFQTPKITISYTSDTAYFNELGSYHHGADVLIASVIRPDNEHIRGHMCSDDFKLLIEEVKPKLAIMTHLGMKMIFNDPDGEALRLQKETDTRVVAARDGMCIDLEHLTDHQLTLDDYSYRRPR encoded by the coding sequence GTGGCGGACGATTTCGCCACCATCACACAAAAAAGGATGACCGGCGGTTTAAGAATAGACAACCTCGAAGGTAAAAACATCCACATAGACCCCGGCCCAGGAGCATTGATAAGATCATACCAATTCGGCCTAAACCCTCGCAGACTAGACCTTATATTAGTATCACATTCACACACTGACCATTACACAGATGCCGAAGTCCTCATCGAAGCCATGACAAGGGGGATGACAAGAAACAAGGGGACAGTAATAGGGAGCCTCAGCGTCATAAAAGGTTACAAGGATTGGGGCCCCTGCATATCCAAGTATCATCTAACCAAAACAGAAAACATAATATTAGAAGAGGGTGATTCAATAAAAATAGACAATATAAAAATCACAGCCACAAAAACAATACATGGAGACCCTACATGTATAGGTTTCAAGTTCCAAACCCCTAAGATAACAATATCCTATACGTCAGATACAGCCTATTTCAATGAACTCGGCTCATATCATCATGGAGCTGATGTTCTAATAGCAAGTGTTATAAGACCAGATAATGAACATATAAGGGGGCATATGTGCTCAGATGATTTCAAACTCCTCATAGAAGAGGTGAAACCCAAACTTGCAATAATGACCCACCTTGGCATGAAGATGATATTCAATGACCCAGATGGCGAAGCCCTCAGATTACAAAAAGAGACAGATACGAGGGTTGTAGCTGCAAGGGATGGAATGTGCATAGACCTAGAACATTTAACAGATCATCAATTAACCTTAGACGATTATAGTTACCGGAGGCCCCGGTAG